Proteins from one Leptonema illini DSM 21528 genomic window:
- a CDS encoding IS5 family transposase (programmed frameshift), producing MMDITDAQWKIIKPLIKEPKPREDGRGRERIDPRSILNGILWILKTGARWQDLPDRYPSYQSCHRRFQEWTRNGTIEKILLALARDLEERGGIDIEESFIDGTFVSAKKGGSKSGKPKRGKGTKIMAMADASGLPIACWVESASPHEVTLVEKTIDHKFTRKAPRRIIGDRAYDSDKLDKQLRKRRIKMIAPHRRGRKKESTQDGRELRRYKRRWKVERLFAWLQNFRRILNRFERYWENYLSFVRLGCIVILLRHF from the exons ATCATGGATATCACAGATGCCCAATGGAAGATCATAAAGCCTCTTATCAAAGAACCAAAGCCACGAGAAGACGGGAGGGGGCGGGAGAGAATTGATCCGCGAAGTATTCTAAATGGAATCTTGTGGATTTTGAAAACTGGAGCCCGCTGGCAGGATCTACCGGATAGGTATCCTTCCTATCAGAGTTGTCATCGTCGCTTTCAGGAGTGGACTCGTAACGGCACAATTGAAAAGATTCTCCTGGCTCTGGCGAGAGACCTTGAAGAACGTGGTGGAATTGACATTGAAGAAAGCTTTATAGACGGAACTTTCGTTTCGGCTAAAAAAGGGGGCTCAAAATCGGGAAAAC CAAAGCGTGGTAAAGGGACCAAGATCATGGCAATGGCAGACGCTTCCGGTCTTCCTATCGCCTGCTGGGTTGAAAGCGCTTCGCCACATGAAGTCACTCTCGTAGAGAAGACTATTGATCATAAGTTCACAAGAAAAGCTCCTCGAAGGATTATCGGTGATCGAGCTTATGATTCCGATAAATTGGATAAACAACTTCGAAAGAGAAGAATCAAGATGATAGCCCCACATAGACGGGGCCGGAAAAAGGAGAGTACACAGGATGGACGGGAATTGCGTCGATACAAACGCAGATGGAAGGTCGAAAGACTCTTTGCCTGGCTCCAGAACTTTCGTAGAATACTCAATCGATTCGAAAGATATTGGGAAAATTATCTTTCATTTGTCAGGTTAGGCTGTATCGTTATCCTACTCAGACATTTTTGA
- a CDS encoding winged helix-turn-helix domain-containing protein — MRWLVIILDLMLPDLYGIEVLQRLREWFSGPILVLSVQGSEDDKIAALDAGADDYLTKPFSTGELLARMRTLLRRVVRETPQPVYRFGDLVVDLGRHVVQRGDQNIHLSSTEYALLSIFLRHVGRVLTHNQLLRELGRPAGETPDDVRSAMQYLRVYVNQLREKIEEDPHRPAIIVTETGVGYRCTEP; from the coding sequence TTGAGATGGCTTGTAATCATTCTGGATCTGATGCTACCCGATCTATATGGCATCGAGGTATTGCAGCGATTACGCGAGTGGTTCAGCGGCCCGATTCTCGTTCTGTCCGTGCAGGGGAGCGAAGATGATAAGATCGCAGCCCTTGATGCCGGTGCCGACGATTATCTGACGAAGCCTTTCAGTACAGGTGAGTTGCTTGCGCGGATGCGTACCTTGCTGCGACGCGTTGTTCGAGAAACTCCGCAGCCAGTCTATCGCTTCGGAGACCTTGTTGTCGACCTTGGCCGACATGTTGTGCAGAGAGGCGATCAGAACATCCATCTATCGTCGACGGAGTATGCCCTTCTTTCAATATTTTTGCGGCATGTTGGTCGTGTGCTGACGCATAACCAGTTGCTGCGTGAACTGGGGCGTCCTGCCGGTGAGACTCCGGATGATGTGCGTTCCGCCATGCAGTATCTGCGTGTGTACGTGAATCAGCTGCGCGAGAAGATAGAAGAGGATCCGCATCGACCGGCCATCATCGTGACCGAGACCGGCGTGGGATATCGCTGCACGGAGCCCTGA
- a CDS encoding APC family permease, translating to MQTLRRELHLPGALLLGLGSILGTGVFVSIGLAAGLAGPGILPAMALAGLVALLNGLSSAQLAAAHPVSGGTYEYGYRYLNPRMGFAAGWLFVCAKSASAATAVLGLAGYLLALLDADQSWRMPVAAVLLLLMTAVVLGGIRRSNQANTVIVLFTLLGLVVFTVTAVFLSVGDPATAGMGHTWPPLAPDMSSFFEATALIFVAYTGYGRIATLGEEVHDPKRTIPRAILITLGLTFLLYAAVSYAALASVGAATLARLTSETAAPLSAILHLLNRPEASFIVSIAALTAMAGVTLNLLLGVSRVVYSMGRRADLPAVFGRLDAQDSPKAAVILTMAVMLVLVLFGSIKLAWSFSAFTVLVYYSITNAAALRLPPADRRFPRVFAVAGLLGTLMLAFMVEWPIWAGGLALLLVGWSWQSIYHRIK from the coding sequence ATGCAAACCCTTCGCCGCGAACTTCATTTACCTGGAGCCCTGCTTCTCGGCCTCGGCTCCATTCTTGGAACGGGCGTTTTTGTGAGTATTGGTCTGGCCGCAGGGTTAGCCGGACCGGGTATTCTTCCGGCCATGGCTCTTGCCGGTCTCGTTGCTCTTCTGAACGGGCTTTCCAGTGCTCAGCTGGCGGCAGCGCATCCGGTCAGTGGCGGCACCTACGAGTACGGATATCGCTATCTTAACCCGCGGATGGGTTTCGCCGCCGGATGGCTCTTTGTCTGTGCGAAATCGGCGTCGGCAGCGACGGCCGTTCTCGGGTTAGCCGGATACCTGCTTGCCCTTCTTGATGCCGATCAGAGCTGGCGTATGCCCGTTGCGGCCGTGCTTCTTTTGCTGATGACGGCCGTCGTGCTCGGCGGTATTCGACGGTCCAATCAGGCGAATACTGTGATCGTTCTGTTCACTTTGCTCGGTCTGGTCGTCTTTACGGTAACGGCCGTATTCCTATCTGTCGGTGACCCGGCTACGGCCGGCATGGGTCACACATGGCCGCCGCTTGCGCCCGATATGTCCTCTTTCTTTGAGGCGACGGCTCTGATCTTTGTAGCGTATACGGGCTACGGGCGCATTGCCACGCTTGGCGAGGAGGTGCATGATCCGAAGCGGACGATTCCGCGGGCGATCCTCATCACGCTCGGCCTGACCTTTCTTCTCTATGCCGCCGTGAGCTATGCCGCTCTGGCTTCAGTGGGTGCGGCCACGCTGGCCAGGTTAACGTCCGAGACGGCCGCTCCTCTATCAGCCATCCTGCATCTGTTGAACAGGCCGGAGGCGAGCTTCATCGTGAGTATCGCCGCACTGACGGCGATGGCAGGCGTAACGTTGAATCTGCTTCTTGGCGTTTCGCGTGTCGTGTATTCGATGGGACGCCGTGCAGATCTGCCGGCGGTGTTCGGACGGCTCGATGCACAGGATTCGCCGAAGGCGGCCGTAATTCTCACGATGGCTGTGATGCTTGTGCTTGTTCTATTCGGAAGCATCAAGCTCGCGTGGAGTTTCAGTGCCTTCACGGTGCTCGTTTATTATTCGATCACGAATGCCGCGGCGCTGAGGCTACCGCCGGCAGACAGGCGGTTTCCGCGAGTATTTGCGGTGGCGGGATTGCTGGGAACGCTCATGCTTGCCTTCATGGTGGAATGGCCGATCTGGGCCGGTGGTCTGGCGCTGCTTCTTGTCGGATGGAGCTGGCAGTCGATTTACCATCGCATAAAGTAG
- a CDS encoding DNA-methyltransferase, which translates to MRIRAVDEKESEQRREKTQTRSFGAGNRISHDASGYYESKLYSELPRETPFEEDQALPDDLRNALILADARSMKQIPDRSVHLMVTSPPYNVSKAYDEDLSLREYLELLEDVFRETHRVLVHGGRACINVANVGRKPYIPLSDHISHIMTSIGFLMRGEVIWNKGAGAGVSMAWGSYKSASNPVLRDVHEYILIFSKGGFGRDAKGRENTITKEDFMEWTKSVWTMPTESAKKVGHPAPFPVELPRRLIELYTFKDDVILDPFMGSGSTALAALTTNRQYVGFEIAPEFAERARQRIDRYLQTGDTGGKAPPKVESGQTPIDPTSQDQATADSDSL; encoded by the coding sequence GTGAGAATCAGAGCCGTGGACGAAAAAGAGAGCGAGCAGAGGAGAGAGAAGACGCAAACGCGATCGTTTGGGGCGGGTAATCGCATCAGCCACGATGCATCCGGTTACTATGAGTCGAAGCTTTATTCTGAACTTCCGCGCGAAACGCCCTTTGAAGAGGATCAAGCGTTACCCGATGATCTGCGAAACGCATTGATCCTCGCAGACGCACGCTCCATGAAGCAGATCCCCGACCGCTCCGTTCATCTGATGGTCACCTCGCCGCCTTATAACGTCTCGAAGGCCTACGACGAGGATCTTTCTTTACGCGAGTATCTCGAACTGCTTGAAGACGTCTTTCGCGAAACGCACCGCGTCCTTGTTCATGGCGGACGTGCCTGCATCAACGTCGCCAACGTCGGTCGCAAGCCGTATATACCGTTATCCGACCATATCTCGCATATCATGACGTCGATCGGATTCTTGATGCGCGGAGAGGTGATCTGGAATAAAGGGGCGGGCGCCGGCGTATCAATGGCATGGGGCAGCTATAAATCGGCCTCCAATCCTGTGCTGCGTGACGTGCACGAGTACATCCTCATTTTCTCGAAAGGCGGATTCGGACGCGATGCGAAGGGACGCGAAAACACGATCACAAAAGAAGACTTCATGGAGTGGACGAAGTCGGTATGGACGATGCCGACGGAAAGCGCGAAGAAGGTCGGGCATCCCGCTCCGTTTCCTGTCGAGCTTCCGCGCCGCCTGATAGAGCTTTATACGTTCAAAGATGACGTTATTCTGGATCCGTTTATGGGGAGCGGGTCGACGGCGCTGGCCGCGCTGACCACGAATCGCCAGTACGTGGGATTCGAGATCGCTCCGGAGTTTGCTGAGCGTGCCCGGCAGCGAATCGATCGCTACCTGCAAACGGGCGATACGGGCGGCAAGGCGCCACCGAAAGTCGAGTCGGGTCAGACGCCGATTGATCCAACATCGCAGGATCAGGCGACAGCGGATTCCGATAGTCTTTAA
- a CDS encoding carbonic anhydrase family protein produces the protein MSIWRFSFVIFLVPLTYFAGGCSSGIATHRAFSDSKWESAASCDPVDISDTIISKRKDPVFDFGRVQYRRSGAAGGPIYEFSEGASLEYEGKRYSVRLLRMIAPSEHRVLGMPFLMELQIFAVSDDSAALALSIFVRKGKGRPALRSMIENGSGELTLSDLKPSYGGHYYYTGALPVPPCYSVPYIVMKSAIEASPEDIDEYLSRWPYAERSTGKSDRIEETE, from the coding sequence ATGTCGATCTGGCGATTCTCATTCGTTATCTTCCTTGTGCCTTTAACGTATTTTGCGGGCGGCTGTTCGTCGGGTATAGCGACGCACCGTGCCTTCAGCGATTCAAAGTGGGAGTCTGCGGCCTCCTGTGATCCCGTCGACATATCAGATACGATCATCAGCAAGAGAAAAGATCCGGTCTTCGATTTTGGACGTGTGCAGTATCGCCGATCGGGTGCGGCGGGCGGTCCGATCTATGAGTTCAGCGAAGGCGCCTCTCTTGAATATGAAGGGAAGCGATACAGCGTTCGTCTATTGCGCATGATCGCGCCGTCCGAGCATCGCGTGCTGGGCATGCCCTTTCTCATGGAGCTACAAATTTTTGCCGTTTCGGATGATTCAGCCGCGCTCGCTCTTTCGATATTTGTGCGTAAGGGTAAGGGCCGTCCGGCTCTGCGATCGATGATCGAGAATGGAAGCGGTGAGTTAACCCTGTCGGACCTCAAGCCGTCATACGGAGGACATTACTACTATACAGGAGCGTTACCCGTTCCTCCATGCTACAGCGTCCCTTATATCGTTATGAAGTCGGCGATTGAGGCATCACCCGAAGACATTGACGAGTATCTGAGTCGCTGGCCGTATGCCGAACGCAGTACGGGTAAGTCCGATCGCATCGAAGAGACGGAGTAA
- a CDS encoding HipA family kinase: protein MLELHQFHELFTGSSFPTLITTSTGKKVILKMKGCGNGMISLLNEFIANRVAHLLGWPVPNAGFIHIRDDHPWQFGTDEFDDILTRSAGTNLAIDLIDGATLLAADEYATLPEDLLSQIYTLDLFFMNIDRAQSSRNLLRDAVGKIWIVDHGSLLLFSSERAALSDQLFENHFLFGQKTSYLQRQILNRKLFREILKSIPPGVFIESGISVERVHEIITGRIEFLEQR from the coding sequence ATGCTGGAACTCCATCAGTTTCACGAGCTATTTACCGGCAGCTCCTTCCCCACGCTCATCACAACATCTACAGGCAAGAAAGTCATCTTGAAGATGAAAGGCTGCGGAAACGGTATGATCAGCCTTCTGAATGAGTTTATCGCCAACCGTGTCGCCCACCTTCTCGGATGGCCAGTTCCCAACGCAGGCTTTATCCACATTCGGGACGATCATCCCTGGCAGTTCGGAACCGATGAGTTCGACGACATTCTCACGCGGAGCGCCGGTACTAACCTTGCGATTGATCTGATCGACGGAGCGACGCTGCTTGCGGCGGATGAATATGCAACGCTACCCGAAGATCTGCTGTCGCAGATTTATACGCTCGACCTCTTCTTTATGAATATCGATCGAGCGCAGAGTTCACGCAACCTGCTTCGAGATGCTGTGGGAAAAATCTGGATCGTCGATCATGGAAGCCTTCTGCTGTTCAGCTCTGAACGCGCCGCTCTCTCAGATCAGCTTTTCGAGAATCATTTTCTCTTTGGACAAAAGACATCCTATCTACAGAGGCAAATACTGAACAGGAAGCTATTTCGAGAAATTCTCAAGAGCATCCCGCCCGGAGTATTCATCGAAAGCGGAATTTCAGTAGAGCGAGTTCACGAAATCATCACCGGCAGAATAGAATTCCTTGAGCAGCGTTAA
- a CDS encoding DUF1564 family protein, protein MNEQTRVDGEPYYRTRSTLLIPESYFKRYFWRSPYIKIGHWALASYFAGLMDDPLLEYKLGFLERTGRWKKQYQEEGQNLVRVNFYPDDRDWGRLSAIANATGYSRCYIFVYLLLIAMGVISLQDGGTQRSWVKGHWNPVVFCSISVDAATRTLTRILQT, encoded by the coding sequence ATGAACGAACAGACGCGAGTTGATGGAGAACCGTATTACCGCACCCGCTCCACTTTGCTGATTCCGGAGTCTTACTTTAAACGATACTTCTGGCGAAGCCCTTACATAAAAATAGGCCACTGGGCTCTTGCTTCCTATTTTGCCGGCCTTATGGATGATCCACTGCTTGAATACAAACTTGGATTCCTGGAGAGGACCGGCAGGTGGAAGAAGCAATATCAGGAGGAGGGGCAGAACCTGGTGCGCGTGAATTTCTACCCGGATGATCGGGACTGGGGGAGGTTGTCTGCGATTGCGAATGCGACTGGTTACTCTCGCTGCTATATCTTCGTATACCTCTTGCTGATCGCAATGGGAGTGATATCTCTGCAGGATGGTGGAACTCAGCGATCCTGGGTGAAGGGGCACTGGAATCCGGTAGTATTTTGCTCGATTTCTGTCGATGCCGCCACCAGGACACTCACGAGAATCCTGCAAACATAG
- the blaOXA gene encoding class D beta-lactamase: MKLIYTSLLGFLLASCSAPSVQEVRHDDVASFFSKYNATGTFVLQKEDEPAFIYNEERAARGFIPASTFKILNSLVALETGVIGVDDTIPWDGVKRAFPAWNQDQRMREAFQRSTVWFYQLLARRIGQARMQQAVSREHYGNENIAGGIDRFWLTGSLRISALQQIDLLKRLKHRKLGFSEKTMQTVEDLMLIEQCDRYTMRGKTGWGDQQGIQIGWLVGYIERDGAVYYYAMNVESSDPAFPMIKARKDIVRSVLLGAGVIDGECR; this comes from the coding sequence ATGAAGTTGATCTATACAAGCCTGCTCGGATTTCTCCTTGCTTCCTGCTCCGCCCCCTCCGTGCAAGAAGTCCGACACGATGATGTCGCCTCGTTCTTTTCAAAGTATAATGCAACGGGAACGTTTGTTCTACAAAAGGAGGACGAGCCGGCCTTCATCTACAACGAAGAACGGGCGGCCCGGGGTTTTATACCGGCCTCCACATTCAAAATCCTCAATTCGCTTGTCGCTCTCGAAACGGGTGTGATCGGCGTCGACGATACGATTCCGTGGGATGGTGTGAAGCGAGCATTCCCCGCATGGAATCAGGATCAGCGTATGCGCGAGGCCTTTCAACGCTCGACGGTCTGGTTCTATCAGCTATTGGCCCGACGCATAGGACAGGCGCGCATGCAGCAGGCCGTTAGCCGTGAGCACTACGGAAACGAGAATATTGCCGGTGGCATCGATCGATTCTGGCTGACCGGCAGTCTGCGTATCAGCGCATTGCAGCAAATCGATCTTCTGAAAAGGTTGAAGCATCGCAAACTCGGATTCTCTGAGAAAACGATGCAAACCGTCGAAGACCTCATGCTAATCGAACAATGCGATCGTTATACGATGCGTGGCAAAACGGGCTGGGGCGATCAACAGGGCATTCAGATCGGCTGGCTTGTCGGTTATATTGAAAGAGACGGCGCCGTTTACTATTATGCGATGAACGTTGAGAGCAGCGATCCGGCATTTCCCATGATTAAAGCACGCAAAGATATCGTGCGAAGTGTGTTGCTCGGGGCCGGTGTGATCGATGGAGAATGCAGGTAA
- a CDS encoding dihydrofolate reductase family protein has translation MRKITLYMQSSVDGIVSDPDRWANISDEILEDALQMYDNIGTVVFGGRSYPSMAQYWTGAEQTSTSELERAFAKKINEIDKIVISRSPVKTAWKNSRCIQVADEDALFAAVQKLRSSKGGPISVEAGVKLWQLFLQNRLYDELWMLVHPAIAGNGQRLFDVEDGARLQFLASRSYENGVMGLRYALDRTGFI, from the coding sequence ATGCGAAAGATCACACTGTATATGCAATCCTCCGTCGACGGTATCGTTTCAGATCCGGATCGGTGGGCGAACATCAGCGACGAGATTCTCGAAGATGCTCTACAGATGTACGATAACATCGGGACCGTCGTTTTCGGCGGACGCTCGTACCCGTCGATGGCACAGTACTGGACCGGAGCCGAGCAGACTTCGACGTCGGAGCTCGAACGGGCGTTTGCAAAGAAGATCAACGAGATCGATAAAATCGTCATCTCACGATCGCCCGTGAAGACTGCATGGAAGAACTCGCGATGTATACAGGTCGCCGATGAAGACGCACTCTTTGCCGCCGTGCAGAAGCTGCGCAGCAGCAAAGGCGGACCGATCTCGGTCGAGGCAGGCGTGAAGCTCTGGCAGCTCTTTCTCCAGAACCGACTGTATGACGAACTGTGGATGCTTGTGCATCCGGCCATTGCAGGCAACGGGCAACGGCTGTTTGACGTGGAGGATGGCGCCCGCCTGCAGTTTCTCGCAAGTCGGAGCTACGAAAACGGCGTGATGGGCCTGCGTTATGCGCTGGATCGAACGGGTTTCATTTGA
- a CDS encoding DUF6935 domain-containing protein has protein sequence MNRIMTRIKLLSLLSILALFTTGSLFAQNPTYTVNVNTVPSDIASFEAFRDSLATTPEGGAIVMLFALRLYQQNPTEGTKALIVAVDSSRLSQSTGAGSYKGFALDGSTKYLLGQIEKYPFMLNSYLPGATPENGYTPAGLPYTFTLTSNRFSGTVESGQIKLFLPSSGAATPRPITMKRNSKGIWKAAEFSSLLVGVAAPATTDPADDL, from the coding sequence ATGAACCGAATCATGACACGCATCAAGCTTCTCTCGCTTCTCTCGATTCTGGCCCTGTTTACCACAGGCTCTCTGTTCGCTCAGAATCCCACCTATACGGTGAACGTAAACACCGTCCCCTCCGACATCGCTTCTTTTGAAGCCTTTCGCGACTCGCTTGCGACCACTCCAGAAGGTGGCGCCATCGTCATGCTCTTCGCACTGCGGCTGTATCAGCAGAATCCGACCGAAGGCACAAAGGCGCTGATCGTCGCCGTCGATAGCAGCCGCCTCAGTCAGAGCACGGGAGCGGGCTCTTATAAAGGATTTGCCCTTGATGGCAGCACGAAGTATCTGCTGGGGCAGATCGAGAAGTATCCGTTTATGCTGAACTCGTATCTGCCTGGCGCCACGCCCGAAAACGGATACACTCCGGCCGGACTGCCTTATACGTTCACGCTTACCTCGAACAGATTCTCGGGCACCGTAGAGTCGGGACAGATCAAGCTCTTCCTGCCCTCTTCGGGAGCGGCCACACCGCGTCCCATTACGATGAAGCGCAATAGCAAAGGCATTTGGAAGGCCGCCGAATTCAGCTCCCTGCTTGTAGGCGTCGCCGCTCCGGCAACGACTGATCCGGCCGACGACCTGTAA
- a CDS encoding STAS domain-containing protein, whose protein sequence is MSSTLSMKASAQGDVVIVHLSGALDATTSPALDAAIKKLIGEGRKKIVVEMSALTFIASAGLGLLAALRKQLKTAGGDLRIAAPTAAVLDVFKLLSFDKVFSISARVEDAVAGF, encoded by the coding sequence ATGTCGAGTACACTCAGTATGAAGGCTTCGGCTCAGGGTGATGTCGTCATCGTACATCTGAGCGGAGCGCTTGATGCGACGACATCGCCGGCCCTTGATGCGGCGATTAAGAAACTGATCGGCGAAGGGCGAAAGAAGATCGTCGTTGAGATGAGCGCTCTTACCTTCATCGCCTCGGCAGGCCTCGGACTTCTGGCCGCTCTGCGCAAGCAGCTGAAGACGGCAGGTGGAGATCTTCGCATTGCCGCTCCGACGGCGGCCGTGCTTGACGTCTTCAAGCTTCTTTCGTTTGATAAGGTGTTCTCGATCTCCGCCCGTGTGGAAGATGCCGTCGCAGGTTTCTGA
- a CDS encoding ATP-binding protein, producing MSEADRLSFTLSHDGAPLSTARTCLSDFLAPRMGDLERNRILLAVEEALVNTFEHGYAGGPGSIDVNVGWTNDGLKIELSDRAKEYDPTSVPLPSPEQLSEDGATGGYGLFLLRTLMKVQYQKRDGGGNTLVLTQRGGHA from the coding sequence ATGTCTGAAGCCGATCGCCTGTCATTCACCCTTTCGCATGACGGCGCTCCGCTATCGACGGCGCGCACTTGCCTGTCTGATTTTCTCGCTCCCCGCATGGGCGATCTTGAACGCAATCGTATCCTTCTCGCCGTCGAAGAGGCCCTTGTGAACACGTTTGAGCACGGCTATGCGGGCGGACCGGGAAGCATCGACGTAAACGTCGGATGGACGAACGACGGACTCAAGATTGAGTTATCCGACAGAGCGAAGGAGTATGATCCAACGTCCGTTCCGTTGCCGTCGCCCGAACAGTTAAGTGAAGACGGAGCGACAGGCGGATACGGATTGTTCCTGCTACGCACGCTGATGAAAGTGCAGTATCAGAAGCGTGACGGAGGCGGCAACACGCTTGTGCTCACGCAAAGAGGAGGACATGCATGA